From the Spiroplasma alleghenense genome, one window contains:
- a CDS encoding glycoside hydrolase family 1 protein, producing MLKFPKNFQIGASMSAMQTEGRGTTKIGKLTMDTYFEEHPQLFHNQVGPELTSDITNHYVEDIGLFKEIGLDSLRTGFSWARLFPDGVTLNQEAVEYYHKFIQEFKKQNIKIFMTLFHFDMPMWAHELGGWSSNEVIEKFVNYCNFVFQEFENEVDYYVTFNEPLVTVFEGYTGVMHYPAINEPKLAAQQAYGIFLAHAKVVQSFRKFQLKAPIGVVYNWNFTFPFSQSQADIKAARIYDAYVNRGPLNIMANGTIDPVLIQTLKDYQVLPKYTPEELEIIKAVKVDFLGINYYFPCRVKSIASTNPSWVLETMKIEIPKTAKINPYRGWEIYPQGLYDISMAIKTEFNNIPWYVAENGMGVENEDQYRGSDGVINDDYRIEYLQDHMGQIKKGLDNGSSCFGYHIWTAIDCWSFRNAYKNRYGLIEVNLKDQSRKLKKSAYWYQELIKNKDK from the coding sequence ATGTTGAAATTTCCTAAGAATTTTCAAATCGGCGCTTCTATGAGCGCAATGCAAACCGAAGGAAGGGGAACAACTAAAATTGGCAAATTAACCATGGATACTTATTTTGAAGAACATCCCCAATTATTTCATAACCAAGTTGGTCCAGAATTAACCAGTGATATCACCAATCACTATGTTGAAGATATTGGGTTGTTTAAAGAAATTGGTTTAGATTCTTTAAGAACAGGATTTTCTTGAGCCAGGTTATTCCCAGATGGGGTGACTTTAAATCAAGAAGCGGTCGAGTACTATCATAAATTTATTCAAGAATTTAAAAAACAAAATATCAAAATATTTATGACTTTATTTCATTTTGATATGCCAATGTGAGCTCATGAACTTGGAGGGTGAAGTTCAAATGAGGTAATTGAAAAATTTGTTAATTACTGTAATTTTGTTTTTCAAGAATTTGAAAATGAAGTTGATTACTATGTAACTTTCAACGAACCGTTGGTAACTGTTTTTGAAGGTTATACTGGGGTAATGCATTACCCAGCAATTAACGAGCCAAAGCTAGCAGCACAACAAGCCTATGGAATTTTTTTGGCCCACGCTAAAGTAGTTCAAAGTTTTAGAAAATTTCAGCTCAAAGCTCCAATTGGGGTGGTATATAATTGAAACTTTACCTTTCCGTTTTCACAAAGTCAAGCGGATATAAAAGCCGCTAGAATTTATGATGCCTATGTAAATCGCGGGCCGTTAAATATCATGGCCAATGGAACAATAGATCCAGTCTTAATTCAAACTTTAAAAGATTATCAAGTTCTGCCAAAATATACACCCGAGGAGTTAGAAATTATTAAAGCAGTTAAGGTTGATTTTCTTGGCATAAACTATTACTTTCCTTGTAGAGTGAAAAGTATTGCTTCAACCAATCCAAGCTGAGTATTAGAAACCATGAAGATTGAAATTCCCAAGACTGCTAAAATTAATCCTTATCGAGGATGGGAAATTTATCCCCAAGGTTTATATGATATTTCTATGGCCATCAAAACTGAATTCAATAATATTCCCTGATATGTGGCTGAAAACGGCATGGGTGTTGAAAACGAGGACCAATATCGTGGCAGTGATGGGGTAATCAATGATGATTATCGCATTGAGTATCTCCAAGATCACATGGGTCAAATTAAAAAGGGTTTGGATAATGGTTCAAGTTGCTTTGGCTATCACATTTGAACGGCAATTGATTGTTGGAGTTTTAGAAACGCTTATAAAAATCGCTACGGATTAATTGAGGTTAATTTAAAAGATCAAAGCCGAAAATTAAAAAAATCCGCTTATTGATATCAAGAATTAATTAAAAATAAAGATAAATAA
- a CDS encoding carbohydrate ABC transporter permease yields MTSAKIEQIKKFQKSDLQALSKDASIKANVKVLKDDYNGFKRNLKDERKFKLAEFSVARNLERKLYYFFDNIFHKENVEKNKSKMDYYKNKRQELIVDYGYKPTKEKIKIKKETHKLNIAQVKNKYKSSQKQRVEDNLLIAANGNWYENEFSNLPITQIKVFKQEYRLKKTEFKNYRQSIEFKELDKNEKKLKYLEQKVELSEIEKKFSYDGYLNQAFAENEIDFLKIYWEKKDAYEKKLKLSIEKYLNLRDNVNSSSKQEQKKVLTELKKQYCEDKKSNFISMIKRQTNYKAYQTKKTDIKNKYLSDKKTIIFSNKVLLAKWEIKKIKNDFKQDFNHDKLILVSKNADATSKIPVQQSKWKKYLACTLGLILPGSGQIYNGQYVKGLIMYALTAIMALLVAYAFGFGNIEGNGIIGLITLGNSEYFWSNGDARYFVIEGALGVLFLSFAITYAIISARESFLVARAKQDGARVKSWLETKNYFKDEGYPIATSIPAFLLVMFIIFVPIISTILLAFTNYGPNNVSNFEWVGWEQFRTVFNGDWTNTMVSVLGWTAIWTVFNASAAFFLAFILASLVNNQRIKGKVFFRLIYILPWAIPGFISILLFKVMFMPGSILSNIFGNDNFQTTPFYAKVSLLMIQTWMGYCVNFVLITGILQSIPKDLYEAAEIDGASSLKKTWKVTIPLIIFQMTPILIGQFIGAFNNFSIIYLYLDGGPYDVNSTLFGGAGTTDTVASLIFKLIQGGEVAKASVLNIVVSGVIVAISVGVLIKSKSVKGGTA; encoded by the coding sequence ATGACTTCTGCCAAAATTGAACAAATTAAGAAATTTCAAAAATCTGATTTACAAGCTCTTTCAAAAGATGCTAGCATTAAGGCTAATGTAAAAGTTTTAAAAGATGATTACAATGGATTTAAAAGAAATCTCAAGGATGAGAGAAAATTTAAATTAGCTGAATTTAGTGTTGCAAGAAACTTGGAAAGAAAATTATATTATTTTTTCGATAATATATTTCACAAAGAAAATGTTGAAAAAAATAAAAGTAAAATGGATTATTACAAGAATAAGCGTCAAGAATTAATTGTCGACTATGGATATAAACCTACAAAAGAAAAAATAAAAATCAAAAAAGAAACTCATAAATTAAATATTGCCCAAGTAAAAAATAAATATAAATCATCTCAAAAACAACGAGTTGAGGATAATTTATTAATTGCGGCAAATGGCAATTGGTATGAAAATGAATTTTCGAATTTACCAATAACTCAAATAAAGGTATTTAAACAAGAGTATCGTTTGAAAAAAACTGAATTTAAAAATTATCGTCAATCAATAGAATTTAAAGAACTTGATAAAAATGAAAAGAAATTGAAATATTTAGAGCAAAAAGTTGAGTTGAGCGAAATTGAAAAGAAATTTTCTTATGATGGATACTTGAACCAAGCCTTTGCAGAAAATGAAATTGATTTTCTAAAAATTTATTGAGAAAAAAAAGATGCTTATGAAAAGAAATTGAAATTAAGTATTGAAAAATATTTAAATTTGCGAGACAATGTAAACTCTTCAAGTAAACAAGAACAAAAAAAAGTTCTTACTGAATTGAAAAAACAATATTGTGAAGATAAAAAATCTAATTTCATTAGTATGATAAAGCGTCAAACTAATTATAAAGCTTATCAAACTAAAAAAACAGATATTAAAAATAAATATTTATCTGATAAAAAAACTATTATTTTTTCCAATAAAGTATTGTTAGCAAAATGAGAAATCAAAAAAATTAAAAATGACTTTAAGCAAGATTTTAATCACGATAAATTAATTCTGGTTTCTAAAAATGCTGATGCTACAAGTAAAATACCTGTACAACAATCAAAATGAAAAAAATACTTAGCTTGCACTTTAGGATTAATACTTCCTGGAAGTGGTCAAATATATAATGGCCAATACGTAAAGGGGTTAATTATGTATGCCTTGACTGCGATAATGGCCTTATTAGTTGCTTATGCATTTGGTTTTGGAAATATTGAAGGTAACGGGATTATCGGTCTTATTACATTAGGTAATTCAGAATACTTTTGATCCAACGGGGATGCGCGATACTTTGTAATTGAAGGAGCTTTAGGGGTTTTATTCTTAAGTTTTGCAATTACATATGCAATTATATCTGCTCGCGAATCATTTTTAGTAGCTCGCGCCAAACAGGATGGAGCTCGAGTAAAATCTTGATTAGAAACTAAAAACTATTTCAAAGATGAGGGATATCCAATTGCTACATCAATTCCAGCATTCTTACTTGTTATGTTTATTATTTTCGTACCAATTATATCAACAATTTTATTAGCATTTACTAATTATGGTCCAAATAATGTTTCTAACTTTGAATGAGTTGGATGGGAACAATTTAGAACTGTTTTCAACGGAGACTGAACCAATACAATGGTTTCGGTTTTAGGATGAACTGCAATTTGAACGGTTTTCAATGCTTCGGCTGCTTTCTTTCTGGCTTTCATTTTAGCAAGTTTAGTTAACAATCAAAGAATCAAGGGTAAAGTCTTCTTTAGATTAATTTACATTCTTCCATGAGCCATTCCTGGATTCATTTCAATTCTGTTATTTAAAGTAATGTTTATGCCAGGAAGTATATTGAGTAATATATTTGGAAATGATAATTTCCAAACCACACCATTTTATGCAAAAGTTTCATTATTAATGATTCAGACATGAATGGGGTATTGTGTCAACTTTGTCTTAATTACAGGAATTCTTCAATCAATTCCAAAAGATTTGTATGAAGCTGCTGAAATTGATGGAGCAAGTTCATTGAAAAAAACTTGAAAAGTAACAATCCCATTAATTATTTTCCAAATGACCCCAATTCTAATTGGACAGTTTATTGGCGCCTTCAATAACTTTAGTATTATTTATCTATACCTGGATGGAGGACCATATGATGTTAACTCAACATTATTTGGTGGAGCAGGAACAACCGATACTGTCGCATCACTAATCTTCAAATTAATTCAAGGTGGTGAAGTTGCAAAAGCTTCAGTTCTAAACATTGTTGTCTCTGGGGTGATTGTAGCGATCTCAGTTGGAGTTCTTATTAAATCAAAATCAGTTAAAGGAGGGACAGCCTAA
- a CDS encoding glycoside hydrolase family 38 C-terminal domain-containing protein, whose protein sequence is MKKWKIYLVPHTHWDKEWYFTKEVSDAYLVDNMKQIIEANDKNENEAPFVFDAQYSVVDDFLTLFPQKLGKIKKIIKDRKLVVGPWYTQTDMFNATGESIVRNLLIGTKLSQKLGHSMGVGYLPDTFGFNSNLPQIIAKTQNKGIINWRGADDEILNNNLFNIWEADDGTKCPTYSFYKHGYFTGVGGLLQQYNKKWSKSADWKEWDPKTRAAEHAQYYINFADSELDFLKTKAASSNNRILMPVGSDQMPMVSGWTEIVAKMNELDPIHEWILGDFEKFMDDLINDPIVMNNANVIKGEFRNGRYARAHKTITSSRYDIKKLSKKVEYQIYNELEPMGVIFSKLGGEYPFEILLEATKKLVASHAHDSLGGCNTDETNRSILNRLEAASAIVESQTTLIKKRICDALNLGNGNLIIFNTAPYTREIANTFEIHTKEQFFEIHNDKNEKIDFSVVNQRFFNNDEFSIREESHIYGNGYQAIATQKDDGPINATNILLEENVKGKYTTTIKLNETVKGLGWKILKVTENKNNNFALKFDKQGSEIENELFKISLDKNMNFTLHSKKTNQIINNAFKLEATFDAGDTYDYSPSHHNQGEIQELIHFKVNTQTNNKIHIMTIDASFKVPESLDSKNFVEQEVRIKIILENDLINFKIEMTNEAADIRWRFLNNTSVKDSKYSYADQSFALVKRLIDNPSHKKSIDENWVDVAVEIEAMESMVALKNENLSHAIFTKGTNEYQIIGIQKETIALTLFRAVSYIGRRHLIYRKGRASGVDDYPHATPESNLKINLSFDFAINISESLDKQNQKAKEWCWPDTYYQTQSTNVFHWKGDTFVMTQRKIPTILQREFSLLDIKDIDNLVVTTVKKSWNQKFDIVRLYNPTSQNITIDTSLFKGEADLLDVKIKEFSNIIKPNQIKSYILK, encoded by the coding sequence TTGAAAAAATGAAAAATATATTTAGTGCCACATACTCACTGAGATAAAGAGTGGTATTTTACCAAAGAGGTTAGTGATGCTTATTTGGTTGACAATATGAAGCAAATCATCGAAGCGAATGACAAAAATGAAAACGAGGCTCCATTTGTCTTTGATGCTCAGTATTCAGTTGTTGATGATTTTTTAACATTATTTCCTCAAAAATTAGGAAAAATTAAAAAAATAATTAAGGATAGAAAATTAGTTGTCGGACCTTGATACACCCAAACAGATATGTTTAATGCAACTGGAGAGTCGATTGTAAGAAACCTATTAATCGGAACTAAGCTAAGTCAAAAGCTTGGTCATTCTATGGGAGTTGGTTATTTACCTGATACCTTTGGTTTCAACTCAAATCTACCTCAAATTATTGCTAAAACTCAAAATAAGGGAATTATCAATTGAAGGGGTGCTGATGATGAAATATTAAATAATAATTTATTTAATATTTGAGAAGCTGATGATGGAACAAAATGTCCAACTTACTCATTTTATAAACATGGATATTTCACTGGTGTTGGAGGATTGCTACAACAATATAATAAAAAATGATCTAAATCTGCAGATTGAAAAGAGTGAGATCCAAAAACACGCGCAGCCGAACACGCGCAATACTATATCAATTTTGCGGATTCAGAACTAGATTTTCTAAAAACTAAAGCGGCTTCATCAAATAACCGAATTCTAATGCCGGTAGGTTCAGATCAAATGCCAATGGTTTCGGGTTGAACTGAAATTGTTGCCAAAATGAACGAATTGGACCCGATTCATGAATGAATTCTAGGAGATTTTGAAAAATTCATGGATGACCTAATTAACGATCCTATTGTAATGAACAATGCTAATGTTATTAAGGGCGAATTTAGAAATGGTCGTTATGCAAGAGCTCATAAAACTATCACATCTTCAAGATATGATATTAAAAAACTTTCAAAAAAAGTTGAGTACCAAATCTATAATGAATTAGAACCAATGGGAGTTATCTTTTCTAAATTAGGAGGAGAATATCCGTTTGAAATTTTATTAGAAGCAACCAAAAAATTGGTAGCCTCTCATGCACATGACAGTCTTGGGGGATGTAATACTGATGAAACTAATCGCAGTATTTTAAATCGTCTTGAAGCGGCTAGTGCAATTGTTGAGTCTCAGACCACATTAATTAAAAAGAGAATTTGTGACGCTTTAAATTTAGGTAATGGTAATTTAATTATTTTTAACACCGCACCTTACACAAGAGAAATTGCAAATACTTTTGAAATACATACTAAGGAACAATTTTTTGAAATTCACAATGATAAAAATGAAAAAATTGATTTTAGTGTTGTCAACCAACGTTTTTTCAACAACGATGAATTTTCAATTCGCGAGGAAAGTCATATTTATGGTAATGGTTACCAAGCTATCGCAACTCAAAAAGATGATGGACCAATTAATGCAACAAATATTCTTTTAGAAGAAAACGTTAAAGGTAAATACACTACAACAATCAAATTGAACGAAACAGTTAAAGGTTTGGGTTGAAAAATTTTAAAAGTAACTGAAAATAAAAATAATAATTTTGCTCTAAAATTTGACAAGCAAGGTAGTGAGATAGAAAATGAATTATTTAAAATCAGTTTAGATAAAAATATGAATTTCACTTTACATAGCAAAAAAACTAACCAAATTATTAATAATGCCTTTAAATTAGAAGCAACTTTTGATGCTGGAGATACTTACGATTACTCCCCATCACATCACAACCAAGGAGAAATTCAAGAGCTAATTCATTTTAAAGTTAATACTCAAACCAATAATAAAATTCATATAATGACAATTGATGCGAGTTTTAAAGTTCCAGAAAGTCTGGATTCTAAAAATTTTGTTGAACAAGAAGTGCGAATTAAAATTATTTTGGAAAATGATTTAATTAATTTCAAAATTGAAATGACAAATGAGGCTGCTGACATTAGATGAAGATTTTTAAATAATACCTCCGTTAAAGATAGTAAATATTCATATGCAGATCAAAGTTTTGCTCTAGTTAAAAGACTAATAGATAATCCGAGTCACAAAAAATCAATTGATGAAAACTGAGTTGACGTTGCTGTTGAAATAGAAGCTATGGAATCAATGGTTGCTTTAAAAAACGAAAATTTATCACACGCTATTTTTACAAAAGGAACAAATGAATATCAAATTATTGGAATTCAAAAAGAAACTATCGCCTTAACATTATTTAGAGCAGTTTCTTATATCGGGCGACGCCACTTAATTTATCGAAAAGGAAGAGCTTCGGGAGTGGATGACTATCCTCATGCAACTCCAGAGAGTAATCTAAAAATAAATTTAAGTTTTGATTTTGCAATAAATATTTCTGAAAGTTTAGATAAGCAAAACCAAAAAGCAAAAGAATGATGTTGACCAGATACTTATTATCAAACTCAAAGTACTAATGTCTTTCATTGAAAAGGTGATACCTTTGTGATGACACAAAGAAAAATACCAACAATTTTACAAAGAGAGTTCTCTTTGCTTGATATAAAAGACATTGATAACTTAGTTGTAACAACTGTTAAAAAATCTTGAAATCAAAAATTTGATATTGTGCGTTTATACAACCCAACAAGTCAAAATATTACAATTGATACAAGTCTATTTAAGGGTGAAGCTGATTTATTAGATGTCAAAATTAAGGAATTTAGCAACATTATTAAGCCAAACCAAATTAAGAGTTACATTCTTAAATAA
- a CDS encoding MurR/RpiR family transcriptional regulator, with product MMFKSIKENLTTIANNQDNISYASIAKYLLECMENNVVIKSKDCALACFVSESVLTAFAKKYGYEGFREIVIRIKVENEYYPHQNNLKNLNKDVLENNFRDFFEKNLNLVDDQGIVIKKLINNIKTAENSYLISCYEQEDSVSLFAGELQFLGFNVFFNSQRKNNSAWLTKAKKEDLFVFFAFGIDNQYIVNYFQIALQKCNKVVVITSSSQKHKFLQASDLIIIDYPDRENISISTRTSVLTFLFANILYELK from the coding sequence ATGATGTTCAAAAGTATAAAAGAAAACTTAACTACTATCGCCAATAACCAAGATAATATTTCTTATGCATCAATTGCTAAATACCTATTAGAATGCATGGAGAATAATGTTGTTATTAAAAGCAAAGATTGTGCTTTAGCTTGTTTTGTTTCTGAGTCAGTTTTAACAGCATTTGCCAAGAAGTATGGTTATGAAGGATTTAGAGAGATTGTTATTAGAATTAAGGTTGAAAATGAATATTACCCTCATCAAAATAATTTAAAAAATTTAAATAAAGATGTTCTTGAAAATAACTTTCGCGATTTTTTTGAAAAAAACTTAAACCTAGTTGATGATCAAGGAATTGTGATAAAAAAATTAATTAATAATATTAAAACTGCGGAAAATAGTTACTTAATATCTTGTTATGAACAAGAAGATAGTGTTTCTCTGTTTGCTGGGGAATTACAGTTTTTGGGATTTAACGTCTTTTTTAACAGTCAGCGAAAAAATAATTCCGCTTGATTAACCAAAGCAAAAAAAGAAGACCTCTTTGTCTTCTTTGCTTTTGGAATTGATAATCAATATATTGTTAACTACTTTCAAATTGCTTTACAAAAATGTAACAAGGTTGTTGTCATAACTTCTTCATCACAAAAACATAAATTTTTACAAGCCAGCGATTTAATCATCATTGATTATCCCGATCGAGAAAATATTTCAATTTCAACTAGAACTAGTGTTCTAACCTTTCTGTTTGCAAATATTTTATATGAATTAAAATAG
- a CDS encoding lipoprotein, translated as MKKLLSLFASASVTVSSVMSVVACGGVNNSNTIYYSYVDNRTDKNTKKLYTDAAEEYAKIYGNDFKFKGIRYDDNNQLATEMQTIGNSGRNMPDIFLVSVDNATKLATLGYILPLDGADAIPEAGEILQNLNYSIDKSEAAMNLWKQGTATETDLWSNFMPFAVQSSKIKSNNPKAREKDAAQYGITTYLGVGGGSALVSNSDEALNNFKNLGLVQAGNEFDDQGQINWVDQANVSVDKLTQVSASTGNSTITSLFDRGMWWMYPVYSNIMSDEIDGKVYKAADVGVNWINDESLPYFDSGEGKYSSVFSNKYFKNSAQEVLGKWFDYYSQQIKVAKNTLTGTTANTSYLNMNHPSLNAGVQRSMLSGGEGITKTGEISAYGINYEPSSYFDMLGGFKSFTKIDYMPLEFVKLFDKDNEVDLFKKYDEQDIGKWLAPAGSGMTVFNSRLGSNKSRLKASQRFVELMFGAKEVEDKNGKTTIVHSDDGGQWNFEKSFTKSLEVPSKLAIVDESQTKNEIFEKKLEEIADNKFARAIDEVANFEGKNNEKIEKEAVIRLEKYQIWLASVLYGSAETTLSMAPNVSSYDFATNNDWHGNNAMLPSLNNAFKMSDSQFENVYGKLSDTDTSYKSSKEYISKREEFIANLMRILTQLNYELGKK; from the coding sequence TTGAAAAAGTTATTAAGTTTATTTGCTTCTGCTTCAGTTACTGTTTCCTCGGTAATGAGCGTGGTTGCTTGTGGAGGAGTAAATAATAGCAATACGATTTATTATTCATATGTTGATAATCGCACTGATAAGAATACAAAAAAACTATATACAGATGCAGCAGAAGAATATGCAAAGATTTATGGTAATGATTTTAAGTTTAAAGGAATTCGCTATGATGATAACAACCAATTGGCAACAGAAATGCAAACAATTGGTAACTCGGGAAGAAACATGCCAGATATATTTTTAGTCTCAGTTGATAATGCCACAAAATTAGCAACCCTGGGTTATATTTTGCCTTTGGATGGAGCTGATGCTATTCCTGAGGCTGGTGAAATTTTACAAAATTTAAACTATTCAATCGATAAGTCGGAAGCTGCCATGAATTTATGAAAACAGGGAACTGCAACTGAAACTGATTTATGATCTAACTTCATGCCATTTGCAGTTCAATCTTCTAAAATAAAAAGTAATAATCCAAAAGCTCGAGAAAAAGATGCAGCACAATACGGAATCACTACTTATCTAGGAGTCGGAGGAGGGAGTGCCCTGGTTTCTAATAGTGATGAAGCATTGAATAACTTCAAAAACTTAGGTTTAGTTCAGGCTGGAAATGAATTTGATGATCAAGGTCAAATTAATTGAGTCGATCAAGCTAATGTTTCTGTTGATAAATTAACTCAGGTATCTGCTTCAACAGGAAATTCAACTATAACTTCATTGTTTGATCGTGGTATGTGATGAATGTATCCGGTTTACTCAAATATAATGAGTGATGAAATTGATGGAAAAGTTTATAAAGCGGCTGATGTTGGAGTAAACTGAATAAACGATGAAAGTTTACCTTACTTTGATAGTGGTGAAGGGAAATACTCAAGTGTTTTCTCAAACAAATACTTTAAGAACAGCGCCCAAGAGGTTTTGGGAAAATGATTTGATTACTATTCTCAACAAATTAAAGTAGCGAAAAATACTTTAACAGGAACAACGGCGAATACTTCATATTTAAATATGAATCACCCAAGCCTAAATGCTGGAGTTCAAAGAAGTATGCTATCTGGAGGGGAAGGAATTACTAAGACTGGAGAAATTTCAGCTTATGGAATAAATTATGAACCAAGCAGTTACTTTGATATGTTAGGTGGATTTAAATCATTTACTAAAATTGATTACATGCCTTTGGAATTTGTTAAATTATTTGATAAAGATAATGAAGTTGATCTATTTAAAAAATATGACGAACAAGACATCGGTAAATGATTAGCACCAGCAGGAAGTGGAATGACAGTTTTCAATTCTCGTCTTGGATCCAATAAAAGTCGCTTAAAAGCTTCTCAAAGATTTGTTGAATTAATGTTTGGTGCTAAGGAAGTCGAAGATAAAAATGGAAAAACCACAATTGTTCATTCAGATGATGGGGGACAATGAAACTTTGAAAAATCATTTACTAAGAGTTTAGAAGTTCCTTCTAAACTAGCAATTGTTGATGAAAGTCAAACTAAAAATGAAATTTTTGAAAAAAAATTAGAAGAAATCGCTGACAATAAATTTGCTCGTGCAATTGATGAGGTAGCAAACTTTGAAGGTAAAAACAATGAAAAAATAGAAAAAGAAGCAGTAATTAGACTTGAGAAATATCAAATTTGATTAGCAAGTGTGCTTTATGGAAGTGCAGAAACCACTCTATCAATGGCGCCTAATGTTTCTTCATATGATTTTGCCACAAATAATGACTGACATGGTAATAATGCAATGTTACCTAGCTTAAATAATGCTTTCAAAATGAGTGATTCTCAATTTGAAAATGTTTATGGAAAATTATCAGACACTGATACAAGTTACAAATCATCAAAAGAATATATTAGTAAACGTGAAGAGTTCATTGCTAATTTAATGAGAATCTTAACTCAACTAAATTACGAACTGGGTAAAAAATAA
- a CDS encoding PTS transporter subunit EIIC has translation MKKNKNYYISTKQLFDSLGGYTNIKYFTHCMTRMRFQLHNQDLVDEEGIKNSDYASGVNKNKSNGEYQIIIGADVPKFYKIFCEVNSYDEDGKTILEKEADFSTKQASEIKAMKDKFKVKGFLNTSLAFISKVFSPIVIPLVGYGLILTLWSLLTVEWNGPGSIAAASSHFIGQVVGILDILVGAFSLFITVVIGYTVFKAMQGNGIYGIIIAVVLTAPGLVSMGDVKPEPGQSILQAYEGWTLFGEGIVYPWKINFNGLIIPMIIVAILGAYIERGTEKISNNTLKMILAPVLIIGGTFIFAIFIMAPIGLLFTNYLSIGINWLSTNLIAKYVAIPIIAGLYGPLVITGLHHSLTPIILQGQATYGATVIQGFITISNISQGVASIAFMVMHRRVVKMKDLGISNGVSAIVGGITEPSLYTINLKHLYPLIACSIGVFSGTLILVASNTYALQGSSSIFGILMYLLNAPDKTGVTTWIGGGYLWGVLSILTSCLITFSMTIILGKTKFFWNRSRELILADYHEDIDELKKVSKKDWKDIIYLEKSKKTEAKMAQKAKKNKVLK, from the coding sequence ATGAAAAAAAATAAGAATTATTATATTTCCACAAAGCAATTATTTGATAGTTTAGGTGGTTATACCAATATTAAATATTTTACTCATTGTATGACCAGAATGCGTTTTCAATTACATAATCAAGATTTAGTGGATGAAGAGGGTATTAAAAATTCAGACTATGCATCAGGGGTCAATAAAAACAAGAGTAATGGGGAGTATCAAATTATTATTGGTGCTGATGTACCAAAGTTTTATAAAATATTTTGTGAAGTTAACAGTTATGATGAAGATGGTAAAACTATTTTAGAAAAGGAAGCTGATTTTTCAACTAAACAAGCAAGTGAAATTAAAGCGATGAAAGACAAATTCAAGGTCAAGGGATTTTTAAATACTAGTTTAGCATTTATTTCTAAAGTATTTTCACCAATCGTGATACCATTAGTGGGTTATGGATTAATATTAACTCTATGATCGCTTTTAACAGTTGAATGAAATGGTCCAGGAAGTATTGCGGCGGCAAGTTCACATTTCATCGGTCAAGTTGTGGGAATTTTAGATATTTTAGTTGGGGCTTTTTCGCTATTTATTACTGTTGTCATTGGTTATACTGTTTTTAAAGCAATGCAGGGAAATGGAATTTATGGTATTATAATTGCTGTGGTTCTAACAGCCCCAGGACTAGTTTCCATGGGAGATGTTAAACCTGAACCTGGTCAAAGTATTTTGCAAGCCTATGAGGGTTGAACCTTGTTTGGTGAGGGAATAGTTTATCCTTGAAAAATTAATTTTAATGGTTTGATTATTCCAATGATTATTGTGGCAATTTTGGGAGCCTATATTGAACGAGGAACTGAAAAAATAAGTAATAATACTTTGAAAATGATTTTAGCTCCAGTATTGATTATTGGGGGAACCTTTATCTTTGCGATTTTCATCATGGCTCCAATTGGACTATTATTTACTAACTATTTATCAATTGGTATAAACTGATTGAGCACTAATTTGATTGCTAAGTATGTGGCTATTCCAATTATTGCAGGACTTTATGGTCCTTTAGTAATTACAGGATTGCACCACTCTTTAACTCCTATTATTTTACAAGGACAAGCAACATACGGGGCAACTGTAATCCAAGGATTTATTACAATTTCAAATATTTCTCAAGGAGTTGCTTCAATTGCCTTTATGGTAATGCACAGAAGAGTAGTAAAAATGAAGGATTTAGGAATTTCTAATGGGGTTTCAGCCATTGTGGGAGGAATTACTGAACCATCTTTGTACACAATTAACCTAAAACATCTCTATCCTCTAATTGCTTGTTCAATCGGGGTTTTCAGTGGTACCTTGATTTTAGTGGCTTCTAATACTTATGCCTTACAAGGAAGTAGTTCGATTTTCGGGATATTAATGTATCTACTAAATGCTCCTGATAAAACTGGAGTAACTACTTGAATTGGGGGAGGTTATTTATGAGGGGTTCTGTCGATTTTAACAAGTTGTCTGATTACTTTCTCGATGACTATAATTCTAGGTAAAACTAAGTTCTTTTGAAATCGTAGTCGCGAATTGATTCTAGCTGATTACCACGAAGATATTGATGAACTAAAAAAGGTATCAAAAAAAGATTGAAAAGACATCATTTATCTAGAAAAAAGTAAAAAAACTGAAGCAAAAATGGCTCAAAAAGCTAAAAAAAATAAAGTTTTAAAATAA